In the genome of Saccharomonospora viridis DSM 43017, one region contains:
- a CDS encoding DUF4333 domain-containing protein, translated as MTQPPSQPHQWWQPHEQNSGPLPQQQYPQPMTPPQPTGTGFGGSFSSEYGGFGAFDDDSPAKRGKSRKPWIISAVVVVVLAAAGGAAAWFSGMFTDEVLDQESLHEGVATVLQDSYGEHDVSNVSCPADQKIAAGHTFNCTVDIAGESKTVKIRILNNEPEYEVGAPH; from the coding sequence ATGACACAGCCGCCTAGCCAACCGCACCAGTGGTGGCAACCGCACGAACAGAACAGTGGGCCACTCCCTCAGCAGCAATACCCCCAGCCCATGACACCACCTCAACCGACGGGTACGGGTTTCGGCGGCTCGTTCTCGTCGGAGTACGGCGGGTTCGGCGCGTTCGACGACGATTCGCCCGCTAAACGTGGCAAGTCACGTAAACCGTGGATCATCAGCGCTGTCGTGGTCGTGGTGTTGGCGGCCGCAGGCGGCGCCGCGGCGTGGTTCAGCGGGATGTTCACAGACGAAGTGCTCGACCAGGAGTCGCTGCACGAAGGCGTCGCCACGGTGCTCCAGGACAGTTACGGCGAGCACGACGTCAGCAACGTCAGCTGCCCCGCTGACCAGAAGATCGCCGCCGGGCACACGTTCAACTGCACCGTCGACATCGCCGGCGAATCGAAGACCGTGAAGATCCGCATTCTCAACAACGAACCCGAATACGAAGTCGGCGCACCGCACTGA
- the rplM gene encoding 50S ribosomal protein L13 gives MPTYSPKPGDVTRAWHVIDAENVVLGRLATEVATLLRGKHKPIYAPHVDTGDFVIIVNADKVALTGNKREQKLAYRHSGYPGGLRKRSYGELLETRPERLVEKVVKGMLPKNKLGRAQAKKLKVYAGPDHPHAAQKPQPHEITKIAQVSQ, from the coding sequence TTGCCCACGTACAGCCCTAAGCCCGGCGATGTCACTCGTGCCTGGCACGTGATTGACGCCGAGAATGTCGTGCTCGGCCGGCTCGCGACCGAGGTCGCCACGCTGCTGCGCGGCAAGCACAAGCCCATCTATGCCCCGCACGTGGACACCGGTGACTTCGTCATCATCGTCAATGCAGACAAGGTGGCGCTCACCGGCAACAAGCGTGAGCAGAAGCTCGCGTACCGTCACAGCGGCTATCCCGGTGGTCTGCGTAAGCGTTCTTACGGCGAGCTGCTTGAGACCCGCCCGGAGCGACTGGTCGAGAAGGTCGTGAAGGGCATGCTGCCGAAGAACAAGCTGGGCCGCGCGCAGGCGAAGAAGCTCAAGGTCTACGCCGGCCCGGATCACCCGCATGCCGCGCAGAAGCCCCAGCCACACGAGATCACCAAGATCGCTCAGGTGTCCCAGTGA
- the rpsI gene encoding 30S ribosomal protein S9 has product MTSTETEAAYDAVVTSETPAAPAPSRAAGGTAQTVGRRKEAVVRVRMVPGTGEFRLNGKSLEQYFPNKVHQQLIREPLVTVEKAESFDVHARLHGGGISGQAGALRLAIARALAEIDSDDRPALKKAGFLTRDARATERKKYGLKKARKAPQYSKR; this is encoded by the coding sequence GTGACCAGCACCGAGACCGAGGCCGCTTACGACGCGGTCGTGACCAGCGAGACGCCCGCCGCCCCGGCGCCGTCTCGGGCTGCCGGGGGTACCGCGCAGACGGTGGGCCGTCGTAAGGAGGCGGTCGTCCGGGTGCGCATGGTTCCCGGCACCGGCGAGTTCAGGTTGAACGGCAAGAGCCTCGAGCAGTACTTCCCGAACAAGGTTCACCAGCAGCTGATCCGTGAGCCGCTGGTCACCGTCGAGAAGGCCGAGTCGTTCGACGTCCACGCCCGCCTGCACGGCGGTGGTATCTCGGGTCAAGCAGGTGCGCTGCGGCTTGCGATCGCACGTGCATTGGCCGAGATCGACAGCGATGACCGTCCTGCGCTGAAGAAGGCAGGCTTCCTCACGCGTGACGCTCGCGCGACCGAGCGTAAGAAGTACGGTCTGAAGAAGGCCCGTAAGGCCCCGCAGTACAGCAAGCGCTGA
- the glmM gene encoding phosphoglucosamine mutase: MARLFGTDGVRGLANDELTPELALALAASAARVLAAHDRSQRPVAVVGRDSRASGEMLEAAVVAGLTSAGADVLRVGVLPTPGVAHLVTELGANLGVMISASHNPMPDNGIKLFGEGGHKLPDGIEDEIERGLNAQGARPTGPQIGRVSDVDDAVDRYVAHLLEAVPVSLGGLRIVVDCANGASSLAAPDAYRKAGAEVIALHAEPDGVNINDGCGSTCPEDLQAAVVEHGADLGIAHDGDADRCLAVDADGNLVDGDQIMAILAVAMAESGELADNTLVATVMSNLGLHLAMKKRGIAVRTTAVGDRYVLEELRAGGFSLGGEQSGHVVLPDYATTGDGLLTALRLMGRVAQTGRPLRELAAVMHRLPQVLVNVPVTDKAAVAAAPVVRDAVADVEAELGDEGRVLLRPSGTEQLIRVMVEAPDADTAQAAADRLAGVVASIG; the protein is encoded by the coding sequence ATGGCTCGCCTTTTCGGCACGGACGGGGTTCGCGGCCTCGCCAATGACGAGCTGACCCCGGAGCTGGCGCTCGCGCTCGCCGCCAGCGCGGCCCGTGTCCTCGCCGCTCACGACCGTTCGCAGCGGCCGGTGGCCGTTGTGGGCAGGGATTCGAGGGCGAGTGGCGAGATGTTGGAGGCCGCCGTCGTCGCCGGACTGACGTCCGCGGGAGCGGATGTGCTGCGTGTCGGTGTTCTCCCCACCCCGGGGGTCGCCCACCTGGTCACCGAGCTGGGGGCCAATCTCGGCGTGATGATCTCCGCGTCGCACAACCCGATGCCCGACAACGGCATCAAGTTGTTCGGTGAGGGAGGCCATAAACTCCCGGACGGCATCGAGGACGAGATCGAACGTGGTCTGAACGCCCAAGGGGCCCGTCCGACCGGTCCGCAGATCGGCCGCGTGTCGGATGTCGACGACGCTGTCGATCGGTATGTCGCACACCTCCTCGAGGCGGTGCCGGTGTCGCTGGGCGGGCTGCGGATCGTGGTGGACTGCGCCAACGGCGCGTCCTCGTTGGCGGCGCCGGACGCGTATCGCAAGGCGGGCGCCGAGGTGATCGCGCTGCACGCCGAACCCGATGGTGTGAACATCAACGACGGTTGCGGTTCCACGTGCCCGGAGGACCTGCAGGCCGCGGTGGTGGAGCACGGCGCCGACCTCGGTATCGCCCATGACGGGGACGCCGACCGCTGTCTTGCGGTGGACGCGGACGGGAACCTCGTCGACGGTGACCAGATCATGGCCATCCTCGCCGTCGCCATGGCTGAGTCGGGTGAACTGGCCGACAACACGCTCGTCGCCACGGTGATGAGCAACCTGGGGTTGCACCTGGCGATGAAGAAGCGCGGTATCGCCGTGCGCACCACGGCCGTCGGTGACCGTTACGTGCTGGAGGAGTTGCGCGCGGGCGGTTTCTCGTTGGGTGGTGAGCAGTCGGGTCACGTGGTGCTGCCCGACTACGCCACGACGGGCGACGGGCTGCTCACCGCACTCCGACTCATGGGGCGGGTGGCTCAGACGGGGAGGCCGCTGCGTGAGTTGGCGGCGGTGATGCACAGGCTGCCGCAGGTGCTCGTCAATGTGCCGGTCACCGACAAGGCAGCCGTGGCCGCCGCTCCCGTGGTGAGGGACGCCGTCGCGGACGTGGAGGCCGAGCTGGGTGACGAGGGTCGGGTGCTGTTGCGCCCGTCCGGCACGGAGCAACTCATCCGTGTCATGGTGGAGGCCCCGGATGCCGACACGGCTCAGGCGGCGGCCGATCGACTCGCGGGTGTTGTTGCGTCGATAGGCTGA
- a CDS encoding WXG100 family type VII secretion target, with protein sequence MSERTWEETKEILDDPYVSAETKQTVLGAYARSGDGNEAAEEYYEKYGVNPRWDLFGPPRFIDDDKIYEEAKAEAEREGYRERQVSDRLEENSAALAEAQAPGSSGGVQNSDELFDLGETALEVFKQFVPVDDEAPGDCKHIDGPIIFDSDIVERFDEQRDIDFQKFLEQAQKLRDAHATLQELHDTTESNLNSLYKDWTGPAANASYQKYSEDIAPNSDELLEYLKGGAEVIEAAVQTVYEVCKSKIEQIDDLYTPTVGAAVPDMARKVMKIARGEVEDQSQILEIAAWVDAETGSNIESTIRADDCGLNDGNKEMTVDQCREWVQTSWNPDLYDHLCKSFTAVCDDTKEQVDSAWEELNDYFKDYTSEFPEGGDLGLADPSQDGLQDPGSQNPGSDGGTSPSGGGSTPSAPSIPEPEILGQDQGKNPVTGDELEVDPETGEPYPIDPETGEAVTDVGDDRDTLTVEKGDRTFEMTEPDEDGEMEISVDDGSGEPKEYKLDFGDGENDEGGQSESGDFGPTGAGGGAEEEVHRPGEDGKIHIEDGDLKITAERPEGPDGPTRVTVDDGTPPPTTYTSERRRTRNPVPRVGPVWGQAREVARTGEVPEPCPLRARTRSKTTRKPTPTRASRQSDPAEAWVAPRLRAVGRSPTAVPWPEAPAGPPVKAAVEEQPAAQPAQTRKFSRAVAPPEPAPEAPKPPPPPRPVRRRREEVFDDEDFSNNSWMQ encoded by the coding sequence GTGAGCGAGAGAACGTGGGAAGAGACCAAGGAGATCCTGGACGACCCGTACGTCTCGGCTGAAACGAAGCAGACGGTCCTCGGCGCCTACGCGCGCAGCGGGGATGGTAACGAGGCAGCCGAGGAGTACTACGAGAAGTACGGCGTCAACCCGCGCTGGGATCTTTTCGGTCCCCCACGCTTCATAGATGACGACAAGATCTATGAGGAGGCGAAGGCCGAAGCCGAACGCGAGGGTTACCGCGAGAGGCAGGTCTCCGACCGACTCGAGGAGAACAGCGCCGCACTCGCCGAGGCGCAGGCTCCTGGCTCCAGCGGCGGGGTGCAGAACTCGGACGAGCTGTTCGATCTCGGTGAGACCGCGCTGGAGGTGTTCAAGCAGTTCGTGCCCGTCGACGACGAGGCACCCGGGGACTGCAAGCACATCGACGGCCCCATCATCTTCGACTCCGACATCGTGGAGCGCTTCGACGAGCAGCGGGACATCGACTTTCAGAAGTTCTTGGAACAGGCCCAGAAACTGCGGGACGCGCACGCCACGTTGCAGGAGCTGCACGACACCACGGAGTCGAATCTCAATTCGCTCTACAAGGACTGGACCGGTCCCGCGGCGAACGCCTCGTACCAGAAGTACAGCGAGGACATCGCGCCGAACTCCGACGAACTGCTGGAGTATCTGAAGGGCGGTGCCGAGGTCATCGAGGCCGCGGTGCAGACGGTGTACGAGGTGTGCAAGAGCAAGATCGAGCAGATCGACGACCTGTACACGCCCACGGTGGGCGCCGCTGTGCCCGACATGGCGAGGAAGGTCATGAAGATCGCGCGCGGCGAGGTGGAGGACCAGTCCCAGATCCTGGAGATAGCGGCCTGGGTCGATGCCGAGACTGGCAGCAACATCGAGTCGACGATCCGCGCCGACGACTGTGGTCTGAACGACGGAAACAAAGAGATGACGGTGGACCAGTGCAGGGAGTGGGTGCAGACCTCCTGGAACCCCGACCTCTACGACCACCTCTGCAAGAGCTTCACCGCGGTCTGTGACGACACGAAGGAGCAGGTCGACAGCGCGTGGGAGGAGCTCAACGATTACTTCAAGGATTACACCAGCGAGTTTCCCGAAGGCGGTGACCTCGGTCTGGCGGATCCGAGCCAGGACGGACTCCAGGACCCCGGCTCGCAGAATCCCGGCAGCGATGGTGGTACTTCGCCGAGCGGCGGGGGCTCCACACCGAGCGCTCCCTCTATTCCGGAACCGGAGATCCTCGGACAGGACCAGGGGAAGAACCCGGTCACCGGTGATGAACTGGAGGTCGACCCGGAAACGGGCGAGCCGTACCCGATCGACCCCGAAACCGGCGAGGCCGTCACGGACGTCGGTGATGATCGAGACACCCTGACCGTGGAGAAGGGTGACCGCACGTTCGAAATGACCGAACCGGACGAAGACGGAGAGATGGAGATCTCGGTCGACGACGGTTCGGGCGAGCCGAAGGAGTACAAGCTCGACTTCGGTGACGGCGAGAACGATGAGGGCGGGCAGTCCGAGTCCGGTGACTTCGGCCCTACGGGAGCCGGAGGCGGGGCTGAAGAGGAGGTTCATCGGCCCGGCGAAGACGGCAAGATCCACATCGAGGACGGGGACCTCAAGATCACCGCGGAGCGTCCGGAGGGCCCGGACGGGCCGACGAGAGTCACCGTGGACGACGGCACACCCCCTCCCACCACCTACACCTCGGAGAGGCGAAGGACGAGGAATCCGGTGCCACGGGTGGGGCCGGTATGGGGGCAGGCACGGGAGGTGGCGCGGACCGGGGAAGTCCCCGAACCATGCCCGCTCCGGGCGAGAACCCGTTCGAAGACGACGAGGAAGCCGACGCCGACAAGGGCGTCCCGGCAGTCGGATCCGGCGGAGGCGTGGGTGGCACCGCGGCTTCGGGCGGTGGGTCGATCTCCGACGGCGGTGCCATGGCCGGAGGCTCCGGCGGGTCCGCCGGTGAAGGCGGCGGTGGAGGAACAACCCGCCGCGCAGCCTGCTCAGACACGCAAGTTCTCCCGCGCGGTGGCGCCGCCCGAGCCCGCCCCCGAGGCGCCGAAACCACCACCGCCACCGCGGCCGGTGCGACGTCGTCGCGAAGAGGTCTTCGACGACGAGGACTTCTCGAACAACAGCTGGATGCAATGA
- a CDS encoding acyl carrier protein has translation MNTASHPVVAKRADDIRCLVCRVLEVDADRVEDTDLFVETLGADSMKLIELLAHLEIEFDVEVDEDEIERLVNIEGVFAVLSAALGG, from the coding sequence ATGAACACCGCGTCGCATCCCGTTGTGGCCAAACGCGCCGACGACATCCGGTGTCTTGTGTGCCGAGTGCTGGAGGTGGACGCAGACCGTGTCGAGGACACCGACCTGTTCGTCGAAACCCTCGGCGCGGACTCGATGAAGCTCATCGAACTACTCGCCCATCTCGAGATCGAGTTCGACGTCGAAGTCGATGAGGACGAGATCGAACGGTTGGTGAACATCGAAGGCGTTTTCGCGGTGCTGAGTGCCGCACTGGGTGGCTGA